GCGCTGAATTCAATTGCCAATATCTGCATCAGGGTAGAAACAGGGGTATGGCTGTTGCCAGAAATGCCGGGATAGCCAAAAGCAGCGGCGAATGGGTAGTTTTTCTCGATGATGATGTTCAGGTGAATGAAAACTGGTTTGACAATTTGATTACTCTGCTGAAAGAGGTTCCCTGCTCAGTTCCTGGCATAGAGGGAAAAGTTACAGGATCAGGAGGAGGAGTCTGGGACAGAGAGGTACAGAATCTCAGTGGTGGAGCGTTTTTAACTTGTCATTTAATAGTCCGCAGATCTGTTCTTGACCGCTTATCGGGATTCGATCCTGAATTTGAATTTCTTGGACCTTTCTGTGAGGATCACGAACTTGCCGCGAGAGTTCTGATGTGGGGTGAAATTGTATTCAGTGATAAGATCAGTGT
This genomic stretch from Fibrobacter sp. harbors:
- a CDS encoding glycosyltransferase, translated to MLVSIVIPTFDRPGYLRTCLQSLREQVKDDSDTEIIAVDDGSDEKNACENQRICAEFNCQYLHQGRNRGMAVARNAGIAKSSGEWVVFLDDDVQVNENWFDNLITLLKEVPCSVPGIEGKVTGSGGGVWDREVQNLSGGAFLTCHLIVRRSVLDRLSGFDPEFEFLGPFCEDHELAARVLMWGEIVFSDKISV